Proteins encoded within one genomic window of Candidatus Hydrogenedentota bacterium:
- a CDS encoding D-alanyl-D-alanine carboxypeptidase family protein produces MKFWLGCLFVLLAAPSAVCSDFETALQKDCSSAICILADSGLTICEHNAEELRPPASMIKLMQILMVMEGIEAGQWSLDTIINVTEHAERMGGSQVYLGKDEEWKLSDLIGAVCVVSANDAAMAIAEGLWGSEEEYLKAMNVRAKELGMTLSEFHSVHGLPPDKGKQVDKTCARDMAILARHCVQYPLLMEWVGQKELTLREGDPVQYNTNKLLWRMEECDGLKTGYTNAAGWCLTSTAERDGIRLIVVVMGCKTSGSRFTLTEAIFQEGFQESERFRVLAKGDLVDPEISVQNCEKAVTRLAASEDVWVTVPKRSKAGLKLMTETPAELRPPLEPGETVGQLQVAFGDQILARTPLLLAEPLRPAPLRWKLVRTVLNR; encoded by the coding sequence GTGAAATTCTGGCTCGGATGCTTATTTGTGCTGCTAGCGGCGCCATCGGCTGTCTGCTCCGATTTTGAAACGGCGCTCCAGAAAGATTGCTCCAGCGCCATCTGCATTCTCGCGGATTCTGGCTTGACGATATGCGAGCACAACGCCGAGGAACTTCGCCCGCCGGCAAGCATGATCAAGCTCATGCAGATTCTGATGGTCATGGAGGGTATCGAAGCGGGGCAGTGGTCCCTTGACACAATTATTAATGTGACAGAGCATGCAGAACGCATGGGAGGATCGCAGGTTTATCTGGGCAAAGACGAAGAATGGAAACTCAGCGACCTGATTGGCGCGGTGTGCGTGGTTTCGGCAAATGACGCTGCCATGGCCATTGCGGAAGGACTGTGGGGGAGCGAGGAGGAGTACTTGAAGGCCATGAACGTGCGCGCGAAAGAGCTCGGGATGACTCTTTCGGAATTCCACAGTGTGCATGGGCTTCCTCCCGACAAGGGCAAGCAGGTGGACAAAACCTGTGCCCGGGACATGGCCATTCTGGCGCGCCACTGTGTGCAATACCCCCTCCTTATGGAATGGGTGGGGCAAAAGGAGTTGACATTGCGCGAGGGGGATCCCGTTCAATATAACACGAACAAGCTCCTTTGGCGGATGGAAGAGTGCGACGGTCTCAAGACGGGATACACGAATGCCGCGGGATGGTGTCTCACCTCCACGGCGGAGAGAGACGGGATCCGTTTGATTGTGGTGGTGATGGGCTGCAAGACTTCCGGGAGCCGGTTTACACTGACAGAGGCGATCTTCCAGGAGGGGTTCCAGGAGTCTGAACGCTTTCGCGTACTGGCAAAGGGCGACCTGGTGGACCCCGAGATATCTGTTCAGAACTGCGAGAAGGCCGTCACCCGCCTGGCAGCATCGGAAGACGTATGGGTAACCGTTCCAAAACGTTCCAAGGCCGGTTTGAAGCTTATGACAGAGACGCCGGCGGAGTTGCGCCCACCCCTCGAACCGGGGGAGACGGTTGGACAGCTGCAGGTGGCCTTCGGCGACCAGATACTTGCCAGGACACCGTTGCTGCTCGCAGAACCCCTGCGCCCTGCGCCCCTTCGCTGGAAGTTGGTTCGGACGGTTCTGAACCGGTAA
- the rpe gene encoding ribulose-phosphate 3-epimerase, with protein MPKLKIAPSLLSSDFSRLGEEIRAVIQAGADWIHLDIMDGHFTPNITIGPPVVSALRHHSTVPMDVHLMLSNPEEYVDDFANAGADIITFHAEASRHPHRLLTRIRDLGCKAGVVLNPGTPPDDIEFLADGVDMVLIMTVNPGFGGQKFIPGMLRKIELVRAMLGEERDLEVDGGIDQHTAPQVISAGANVLVAGSYIFRSDSYLEAIESLRV; from the coding sequence TTGCCTAAACTCAAGATTGCGCCATCTCTTCTTTCCAGCGACTTCAGCAGGTTGGGGGAAGAGATCCGTGCGGTCATTCAGGCCGGAGCCGACTGGATTCATCTGGATATCATGGATGGGCATTTCACGCCCAACATAACCATTGGACCTCCCGTCGTAAGCGCGCTCCGGCACCACTCGACCGTTCCCATGGACGTTCACCTGATGCTGTCCAACCCCGAGGAGTACGTGGATGATTTTGCGAACGCCGGCGCCGATATCATCACCTTCCATGCCGAAGCCTCGCGCCATCCACACCGGCTATTGACCCGGATACGCGACCTCGGATGCAAGGCGGGCGTTGTGTTGAATCCCGGCACCCCCCCAGACGACATCGAGTTCCTGGCGGACGGCGTCGACATGGTGCTGATCATGACCGTCAATCCCGGCTTCGGGGGACAGAAGTTCATCCCCGGAATGCTGCGGAAAATCGAATTGGTGCGCGCTATGCTTGGTGAGGAACGCGATCTCGAGGTCGATGGCGGCATTGACCAGCACACGGCCCCGCAGGTCATCAGCGCGGGCGCGAATGTTCTCGTGGCCGGTTCATACATCTTCCGAAGCGACAGCTACCTCGAGGCCATCGAGAGTCTCAGGGTGTGA
- a CDS encoding PASTA domain-containing protein, with product MEKKQGNISNESGSGRVGRVLLDKAAEAILNLTFFVFRFLGWSVRWTLATAFFLLVMAAAGLYVFNTAVTGGEYVTVPNITQLSVTQASFELGKVGLEMGKQTPMFSDQVPAYHVISQRPEPGAVVRAGREVFPTVSQGGEAQGTPAFVGKSLSQLEGGAARGVRLGSKAWIQHSAPRDQIIAQDPPAGQPLRAGQEVHLLLSKGPTGNILTMPNIVGLAVSDAIALLAPMEVSVVANRVDNPDAPYDRVLAQNPLPGTMLQKGGAVSYDVRASAKLELPNSRRTVKIAYTVPGSWFPREIRIDVIDRNRNRQTILPTEGQYQAGERPKYQPGSIINLPLSFSEELTVEVFVDGERARVYYYEGDAPPVITDYLPEEGEEKDVA from the coding sequence ATGGAGAAAAAGCAAGGGAACATATCGAACGAATCCGGTTCAGGACGGGTTGGACGGGTTCTTCTTGACAAGGCTGCGGAAGCAATCCTGAATCTGACCTTCTTTGTTTTTCGCTTCCTGGGATGGTCCGTGCGATGGACCCTCGCAACCGCGTTCTTCCTGTTGGTGATGGCTGCCGCGGGGCTTTATGTCTTCAACACCGCTGTCACCGGGGGAGAATACGTGACAGTTCCCAACATCACGCAGCTGTCCGTCACCCAGGCATCGTTCGAGTTGGGGAAGGTCGGCCTCGAGATGGGCAAGCAGACCCCGATGTTCAGCGACCAGGTGCCCGCGTACCACGTGATCTCGCAACGCCCCGAGCCCGGAGCGGTGGTCCGGGCAGGCCGCGAAGTCTTCCCGACCGTGAGTCAAGGAGGAGAGGCCCAGGGCACCCCGGCCTTCGTGGGCAAGTCACTGAGTCAACTCGAAGGCGGCGCCGCCAGGGGTGTTCGCCTTGGCAGCAAGGCATGGATCCAGCACAGCGCGCCCCGCGACCAGATCATCGCGCAGGACCCCCCGGCAGGACAACCTCTGAGGGCGGGCCAGGAAGTTCACCTCTTGCTGAGCAAAGGCCCCACAGGCAACATTCTCACCATGCCGAACATTGTTGGGCTTGCCGTATCCGATGCAATCGCGCTATTGGCGCCCATGGAAGTAAGCGTGGTCGCCAACCGTGTTGACAACCCCGATGCCCCATATGACCGCGTGCTTGCCCAGAACCCTCTCCCCGGAACGATGCTTCAAAAGGGCGGCGCCGTAAGCTATGACGTGCGCGCTTCCGCCAAACTCGAGTTGCCCAATTCGCGCCGCACTGTCAAGATCGCGTACACGGTTCCGGGTTCCTGGTTCCCTCGGGAAATCAGGATTGACGTGATTGACCGCAACAGGAACCGGCAGACTATCCTGCCCACCGAGGGCCAGTACCAGGCGGGCGAAAGGCCGAAGTATCAGCCGGGAAGCATTATCAATCTTCCCCTGTCCTTCTCGGAGGAACTTACGGTAGAGGTCTTTGTGGATGGGGAGCGGGCCAGGGTCTACTATTACGAAGGAGACGCTCCGCCGGTCATTACAGACTATTTGCCTGAAGAAGGCGAGGAGAAAGACGTTGCCTAA
- the rsmB gene encoding 16S rRNA (cytosine(967)-C(5))-methyltransferase RsmB: MPIDPVRNAAIDVLLRVFEQGVFLDVSLDRTLRRKELHERGRRFLTHLVYGTVRHRILCDYVLRGILRQPLEELPAPIRALLRMGIFQSLFCSQVTPPALVHTSVDLARKRGHAGLARLTNAVLRRAPHELSEVTFPEEPLERLHIQYSMPEWLVKRWLDDLGPNETEALCRALTEEAPISARVNTLQINTDSLLKALQKGDIRAEKRTVVPEEITFFRAPALARSKRFQAGDFTVQDPASMLPAHLLEPQPGERILDMCAAPGNKTTHIAALAGGRARLTACDIRLGRIRQIRENMTRLNAPGVHLVAADGRNAPFVGRFDRVLVDAPCSGLGTLRRHPDLKYRLSEADIRELALLQQQLLRSAIVLCENQGVIVYSVCTSTPEETEHVVAAVLATEPVTLEDGPIWMSAWRKSKGTYRTNPVQDGLDGFFLTRLRKQS; this comes from the coding sequence GTGCCCATCGACCCCGTGCGTAACGCCGCCATCGACGTGCTCCTTCGCGTGTTCGAGCAGGGAGTATTCCTCGACGTGTCTCTCGACCGGACCCTTCGCCGCAAAGAACTGCACGAGAGAGGCCGGCGTTTCCTGACGCACCTCGTTTACGGGACCGTGCGGCACAGGATTCTGTGCGATTATGTTCTTCGAGGAATCCTGCGTCAGCCGCTCGAAGAGCTGCCCGCTCCTATCCGTGCCCTTCTGCGCATGGGCATATTTCAGTCGCTATTCTGTAGCCAGGTGACACCCCCAGCCCTCGTGCACACATCGGTCGACTTGGCCAGGAAACGCGGCCACGCCGGTCTGGCCCGCTTGACGAACGCGGTGCTGCGGCGCGCCCCGCACGAGCTTTCAGAGGTCACCTTTCCCGAGGAGCCGCTCGAGCGCCTTCACATCCAGTATTCAATGCCCGAGTGGCTTGTTAAACGCTGGCTCGACGACTTGGGCCCAAACGAGACCGAGGCCCTTTGCCGTGCATTGACGGAGGAAGCGCCAATCTCAGCCCGGGTAAATACCCTGCAGATCAACACGGATTCTCTGCTGAAGGCGCTCCAGAAAGGCGATATCCGCGCGGAGAAGCGTACGGTTGTTCCTGAAGAAATAACCTTCTTCCGGGCCCCGGCGCTCGCGCGCAGCAAGCGGTTTCAGGCTGGAGACTTCACGGTGCAGGATCCTGCGTCTATGCTGCCTGCGCATCTTCTGGAACCGCAACCCGGGGAGCGGATATTAGATATGTGCGCCGCGCCGGGAAACAAGACCACCCACATCGCGGCGCTCGCTGGAGGACGCGCACGGCTCACGGCGTGCGATATCCGCCTCGGGAGGATTCGCCAGATCCGCGAGAATATGACGCGCTTGAACGCCCCGGGCGTTCATCTGGTTGCGGCAGATGGCCGGAACGCTCCGTTCGTGGGGAGATTCGACCGTGTCCTGGTCGATGCCCCTTGTTCAGGACTGGGTACTTTGCGCCGGCATCCGGACTTGAAATACCGTCTTTCCGAAGCGGATATTCGCGAGTTGGCCCTGCTGCAGCAGCAATTGTTGAGGTCGGCAATCGTTCTTTGCGAGAATCAGGGGGTTATCGTCTACTCGGTGTGTACATCCACCCCCGAGGAGACAGAGCATGTGGTCGCGGCTGTATTGGCAACAGAGCCCGTCACCCTCGAAGATGGGCCAATTTGGATGAGCGCATGGAGAAAAAGCAAGGGAACATATCGAACGAATCCGGTTCAGGACGGGTTGGACGGGTTCTTCTTGACAAGGCTGCGGAAGCAATCCTGA
- the fmt gene encoding methionyl-tRNA formyltransferase, with protein sequence MRAVFFGTPELTVPCLVAVAEAHEVVALVCQPDRPKGRGKKLEPPPAKVWAQANGIPVAQPEKLNDGAFEAWLRQQAPDICLIAAYGRILKQPILDIPPYGYLNMHPSLLPKYRGPSPIRTALLNGDEVTGVTIMRLTLEMDAGDILFQEEEPVLPEDNWVSLSNRLAVKGAGLLVAGVNAIGAGTACFRPQDHSKAVYCRMFEKSDGQLRWGRPAREIHNLVRAAVSWPVAHCLYKGEICRIHASQVVQGTHDARPGTVVAVEKDRVLVAAGEELLAILAFQAPGKRAMSMEEYLRGHSIQVGERFEDL encoded by the coding sequence GTGCGCGCGGTCTTCTTTGGAACGCCGGAACTGACGGTTCCTTGTCTTGTGGCGGTAGCGGAAGCGCACGAAGTCGTTGCCTTGGTGTGCCAGCCGGACCGCCCCAAGGGACGGGGCAAGAAGCTCGAGCCGCCGCCCGCGAAGGTCTGGGCTCAAGCCAACGGCATTCCCGTCGCACAGCCCGAGAAGCTCAACGATGGCGCCTTCGAGGCGTGGTTGCGCCAACAAGCCCCCGACATCTGTTTGATCGCCGCGTACGGGCGAATCCTCAAGCAACCCATCCTCGATATCCCGCCCTACGGCTATCTCAACATGCACCCGAGCCTGCTGCCCAAATATCGCGGGCCCTCCCCCATCCGCACGGCCCTATTGAACGGCGACGAGGTTACTGGCGTTACCATCATGCGCCTTACGCTCGAGATGGATGCCGGCGACATTCTTTTCCAGGAAGAAGAGCCGGTTCTTCCGGAAGATAACTGGGTTTCGCTTTCCAACCGGCTCGCGGTGAAGGGCGCGGGACTTCTGGTTGCCGGCGTCAATGCAATTGGTGCGGGGACGGCCTGTTTCAGGCCGCAGGACCATTCGAAAGCTGTCTATTGCCGCATGTTCGAGAAGTCCGACGGGCAGCTCCGCTGGGGACGCCCCGCGCGCGAGATTCACAATCTGGTGCGGGCCGCTGTCTCCTGGCCCGTGGCACATTGCCTCTACAAAGGCGAAATCTGCCGGATACACGCCTCTCAGGTTGTGCAAGGCACGCATGATGCGCGCCCCGGCACCGTGGTTGCCGTGGAGAAAGACCGCGTCCTCGTGGCTGCGGGCGAAGAGCTCCTGGCCATTCTGGCATTTCAAGCCCCCGGGAAACGCGCGATGTCCATGGAGGAATATCTACGGGGCCATTCCATTCAGGTTGGCGAACGTTTTGAGGATTTGTAG
- a CDS encoding YbaB/EbfC family nucleoid-associated protein: MLPKGLGNLGNFSNMIKHALEMKGKMEELKESLASERIEASAGGGMVKVEMNGRFELQSVKIEPEVVDSNDIEMLETLVTAAVNDGIRQVQELVKAKMTELTGGIEIPGLT, from the coding sequence GTGCTACCCAAAGGATTAGGCAATCTTGGCAATTTCTCCAACATGATCAAACACGCTTTGGAGATGAAGGGCAAGATGGAAGAACTCAAGGAAAGCCTGGCCAGCGAACGGATCGAGGCATCCGCGGGCGGCGGTATGGTCAAGGTCGAGATGAACGGCAGATTCGAGCTGCAGTCAGTCAAGATCGAGCCTGAAGTGGTTGACTCGAATGACATCGAGATGTTGGAAACGCTGGTCACCGCAGCGGTCAACGATGGCATCCGCCAAGTGCAGGAACTGGTCAAAGCAAAGATGACGGAGCTCACGGGCGGCATCGAAATACCGGGGTTGACCTGA
- a CDS encoding PASTA domain-containing protein: MGSVTFQYSDSIAAGIVISQDPEAAGGDDPENLRSARKSTDSSMAANLYYAGFRISR; encoded by the coding sequence ATGGGAAGCGTCACTTTTCAATACAGCGACAGTATCGCCGCGGGCATCGTAATCAGCCAGGACCCTGAGGCAGCAGGGGGGGACGACCCCGAGAACCTCCGCTCGGCGAGGAAGAGCACGGACTCTTCGATGGCGGCCAATCTCTACTACGCCGGTTTCCGCATCTCCAGATGA
- the leuS gene encoding leucine--tRNA ligase: MPSGKYNHQEIEKKWQEYWLDNKTFKSEVDASKPKYYVLDMFPYPSGDGLHVGHPEGYTATDIIARYKRMRGFNVLHPMGWDAFGLPAERHAVRTGEHPAVVTNKNCDNFKRQIQSLGLSYDWDREINTTDPKYYKWTQWIFQVLFERGLAYQAEAPVNWCPALGTVLANEEVKDGRYVETGDPVERRMMKQWMLRITAYAERLLNDLDELDWPEGIKIMQREWIGRSEGADVVFKVDGSGEQFTVFTTRPDTLFGATYCVLAPEHPLTRRIATAGQRAAVDAYIEAAAKRSAQDRMKEDREKTGVFTGAYAVNPVNGALAPIWTADYVLAEYGYGAIMAVPAHDTRDHEFARTFGLPIIEVIHCDGVDVQEEAWVGDGTLVNSGFASAAEIPDVQRARLTGFWKEPATAPSINGLGVPEAKRTISAWLEVQGLGKKTVNYRLRDWLFSRQRYWGEPFPLITLEDGTVKAVPVKDLPVVLPDLDEYKPTADGQPPLARAVNWVETTDPETGKAAKRETNTMPQWAGSCWYYLRFCDARNDCQAWSEAAESYWMPVDLYVGGAEHAVLHLLYARFWHKVLYDAGYVSTKEPFTKLFNQGMILAYSYQDAAGKYYYPNQVEQRGNEWVVKKTGAPVFTQIEKMSKSRYNVVNPDDVVRELGADSMRLYEMFMGPLDRDKPWTDEGVQGVHRFLRRAWSVFVAENGSLNPKIVETGGEVSAKKVLHNAIKAVTADIEEMSFNTAISRMMEFVNEATKAARIDREDAETFVLVLAPFAPHMAEELWERLGHTTTLAYEPWPKYDESLLTEDTVDIAVQVLGKLRGIVKVPVDASKDQILAAAKSEPNVQRHLEGKNIVKEIYVPGKLVNLVVK; this comes from the coding sequence ATGCCAAGTGGTAAGTATAACCATCAGGAAATCGAGAAGAAGTGGCAGGAATATTGGCTGGACAACAAGACCTTCAAATCAGAGGTCGACGCGTCTAAACCCAAGTATTACGTATTGGATATGTTCCCGTACCCGAGCGGCGACGGCCTGCACGTCGGCCATCCCGAGGGCTACACGGCAACCGATATCATAGCCCGTTATAAGCGAATGCGCGGGTTCAACGTGCTCCATCCCATGGGCTGGGACGCCTTCGGCCTGCCCGCCGAGCGCCATGCCGTCCGCACCGGCGAACATCCCGCCGTGGTCACAAATAAGAACTGTGACAATTTCAAACGGCAAATCCAGTCCCTGGGCCTTTCCTACGACTGGGACCGCGAAATCAACACAACCGACCCCAAATACTACAAATGGACACAGTGGATCTTCCAAGTCCTTTTCGAAAGAGGACTTGCATATCAAGCCGAGGCCCCGGTCAATTGGTGTCCGGCCTTGGGTACCGTCCTGGCCAACGAAGAGGTTAAGGATGGCAGGTACGTCGAAACCGGCGACCCAGTAGAGCGCCGTATGATGAAACAGTGGATGCTCAGGATTACCGCATACGCGGAACGCTTGCTCAATGACCTCGATGAGCTTGATTGGCCCGAAGGCATCAAGATCATGCAGCGCGAATGGATCGGGCGCAGCGAAGGCGCGGACGTCGTTTTCAAAGTGGATGGTTCCGGAGAGCAGTTTACCGTATTCACCACACGGCCGGACACGCTTTTCGGCGCGACCTATTGCGTGCTGGCCCCTGAACACCCCTTGACCCGCCGTATCGCGACCGCCGGACAGCGCGCAGCCGTCGACGCCTATATCGAGGCGGCCGCCAAGCGAAGCGCTCAGGACCGGATGAAAGAAGACCGCGAAAAAACCGGCGTCTTCACGGGCGCGTACGCCGTCAACCCGGTCAACGGGGCATTAGCGCCGATCTGGACCGCCGACTACGTCCTTGCCGAATACGGATATGGCGCGATCATGGCGGTTCCCGCCCACGATACCCGCGACCACGAATTCGCACGCACCTTCGGGCTGCCCATCATCGAGGTCATTCACTGCGACGGCGTGGACGTCCAGGAAGAAGCCTGGGTGGGTGATGGCACGCTGGTGAACTCCGGGTTCGCCTCGGCGGCCGAGATTCCGGATGTGCAGCGCGCCCGACTGACGGGTTTCTGGAAAGAGCCCGCCACAGCACCCAGCATCAATGGATTGGGAGTCCCCGAGGCCAAGCGAACCATCTCGGCATGGCTCGAAGTGCAGGGTCTCGGCAAGAAAACCGTCAACTACCGCCTCCGCGATTGGCTCTTCTCGCGCCAGCGGTACTGGGGCGAACCGTTCCCCCTAATCACGCTGGAAGACGGCACCGTCAAGGCGGTCCCCGTGAAGGACCTGCCGGTGGTGCTTCCTGACCTGGATGAGTACAAGCCGACGGCTGACGGCCAACCACCCCTGGCGCGGGCTGTCAATTGGGTCGAGACGACCGACCCTGAAACCGGCAAAGCGGCAAAACGCGAAACCAACACCATGCCCCAATGGGCAGGGTCGTGTTGGTATTACCTGCGGTTCTGCGATGCTCGAAACGACTGCCAGGCGTGGTCTGAAGCCGCCGAGTCGTATTGGATGCCCGTCGACCTGTACGTCGGCGGGGCCGAGCACGCGGTGCTCCATCTGCTGTACGCGAGGTTCTGGCACAAGGTGCTCTATGACGCGGGGTACGTCTCCACCAAAGAGCCGTTTACGAAGCTGTTCAATCAGGGAATGATCCTTGCCTACTCATATCAGGATGCCGCGGGAAAGTATTACTACCCGAATCAGGTGGAACAGCGGGGAAACGAATGGGTCGTCAAGAAAACGGGTGCGCCCGTTTTCACCCAGATCGAGAAAATGAGCAAGTCGCGCTACAACGTGGTTAACCCCGACGACGTGGTGCGCGAGCTAGGCGCCGATTCCATGCGGCTCTACGAGATGTTCATGGGACCCCTGGACCGCGACAAACCGTGGACGGATGAGGGAGTCCAGGGAGTTCACCGGTTTCTCCGCCGCGCATGGTCCGTTTTCGTGGCCGAAAACGGGTCGCTGAACCCGAAAATCGTTGAGACCGGCGGCGAAGTCTCGGCGAAAAAGGTCCTCCATAATGCGATCAAGGCTGTGACGGCCGACATCGAGGAGATGTCCTTCAATACGGCCATCTCTCGCATGATGGAATTCGTCAACGAGGCGACCAAGGCGGCGAGAATAGACCGCGAGGACGCCGAAACGTTCGTCTTGGTCCTGGCGCCATTCGCGCCGCACATGGCCGAGGAACTCTGGGAACGCCTGGGTCACACGACTACCCTGGCCTATGAACCCTGGCCCAAGTATGACGAAAGCCTCCTGACCGAAGACACTGTCGATATCGCGGTGCAGGTGCTAGGCAAATTGCGGGGCATAGTGAAGGTCCCCGTGGATGCGTCCAAGGATCAGATTCTGGCGGCTGCTAAGTCCGAACCGAACGTCCAGCGCCATCTCGAAGGCAAAAACATCGTCAAGGAAATCTACGTGCCGGGGAAACTGGTGAATCTGGTCGTGAAATAG
- a CDS encoding aldo/keto reductase, producing MQYRPFGKTGFEVSALGFGTMRLPVTGGDPANIDRRETIRMIRHAIDNGVNYVDSAYAYHNGQSEVVLGEALRDGYRGRVKIATKLPTWLVQEEEDVEKLLDTQLERLQQDRIDFYLVHNLNNALWPIARDRGVLPALERARDKGKIGHIGFSFHDSFELFKEIIDAYDGWEFVQIQYNYVNETVQAGTKGLEYAASQGLPVVVMEPLLGGCLVNPPEPIREIFQNSPYPERSPVDWALQWLWNHPEIATVLSGMGAMSQVEENLACAGRSGIGALSDEEMETISDAAYAFRQLTPVPCTKCGYCMPCPNGVDIPRNLDMYNNVHIFKGNQDSLNRIIYINFMAKEARADKCTVCNECLPKCPQHIKIPELLPKVHETLSRPLS from the coding sequence GTGCAATACCGTCCGTTTGGCAAGACAGGGTTTGAGGTTTCGGCGCTCGGGTTCGGCACGATGCGTTTGCCGGTAACAGGAGGCGATCCCGCGAATATTGACCGGCGCGAAACCATCCGCATGATCCGCCACGCCATTGACAACGGCGTCAACTATGTCGATAGCGCTTACGCGTACCACAACGGGCAAAGCGAGGTCGTGTTGGGCGAGGCCCTCCGTGACGGATACCGCGGCCGCGTCAAGATCGCCACCAAGCTGCCTACATGGCTTGTCCAGGAAGAAGAAGACGTCGAAAAGCTGCTCGACACGCAACTCGAACGCCTTCAGCAGGACCGCATCGATTTCTATCTCGTTCATAACCTCAACAACGCGTTATGGCCCATCGCCCGCGACCGCGGCGTGCTCCCCGCCCTCGAGCGAGCACGCGACAAAGGCAAGATCGGACACATCGGATTCTCTTTTCACGATTCGTTCGAGCTGTTCAAAGAGATTATCGATGCCTACGACGGATGGGAGTTTGTCCAGATCCAGTACAACTACGTCAACGAGACGGTACAGGCGGGCACCAAGGGCCTCGAGTACGCCGCATCCCAAGGTTTGCCAGTCGTGGTAATGGAACCGCTTCTTGGAGGATGCCTCGTCAACCCGCCGGAACCTATTCGCGAGATCTTCCAGAACTCGCCGTATCCCGAACGCTCTCCTGTTGACTGGGCCCTTCAATGGCTGTGGAACCACCCGGAAATCGCCACGGTTCTCAGCGGCATGGGCGCCATGAGCCAGGTCGAAGAAAACCTGGCATGCGCCGGGCGTTCCGGCATCGGCGCCCTCTCGGACGAGGAGATGGAGACCATCTCCGACGCCGCCTATGCTTTCCGGCAGTTAACCCCCGTCCCTTGCACCAAATGCGGGTATTGCATGCCCTGTCCCAACGGCGTGGATATCCCCCGGAACCTCGACATGTATAACAACGTCCATATCTTCAAAGGCAACCAGGATTCCCTGAACCGCATCATTTACATCAATTTCATGGCAAAAGAAGCTCGTGCCGACAAATGCACTGTCTGC